TGAAATGACGCTCCCTTCCCTGTTCTCTTCCTGCTTTCTCGTCTTAGCTCTCATCTCCGCCACGCATGCCTTCGACCTCAGCCTTATTCAGGTTCTCTCTTTTTGTaatctatttaatttttctGGTTAGTACTAAAAATCAAGAACCCGTTTATCTCGTTAccagaatattttttttctatatattgtagATGGAGACCGGAACATGTCCGTATACGGTGGTTGTCATGACGAGCTGCCTCTCTCCAGAGTCGACGAGAGATCAAATCAGCATCACTTTTGGCGATGCGGATGGCAACCAGGTTAGTTTAGAGACAAACTCCGGTTTAAACTTCAACTTAAGGCTCTAAAAATTAATTATCATGAAATTAATCGCTAAAAGGCAAATAGGAtactcaaaaaaatatttaccccACTAATTAGTTATGAATAAATGGAATGTTTTTTTGGAGAAAGGAATAAAtggaatatattattttcataagaGGCTAAACTTTAGTAAATGTAAATGAATGGTTCATTTTACCATATAGTTTATCCTTctaattaactatataatatgtatttgcaTGTAATCgctatatacataatacatgtaattttgtggttataggTGCATGCAGAGAGACTAGGCGGATCGGTAAAAGGAACGGGGAGTTTAGGGAAGTGTTCAACTGACACATTCCAAGTCAGAGGTCAATGTTTGACTAGCCCTGTATGCTCCCTCTCTATCAAACGGGATGGACCCGACGGTTGGGTCCCGGAGTCAATCGAGATCTACGCACAAGGTTCCAAGTCTGTTAAATTCGATTTCAGCAAAAGCGTCCCTAAAAACACTTGGTACGGCCAAGACCACTGCAACACCACAGGCCCGCCATCGTCTCCCGGACTGCCCCCACCGGCATTCCCACCGGAGACACCTAAGCTACCGCCACCTCCCCATCCACGACCATCTGCTGCTTCCCGGGGTGGTGGATATGGCGAGACCGCGTTTCTTGCGTTTGCCATTGCCAGTGCGGTTGCGTTCGCCGCAATGGTGCGTTAAGGTTGCTTGATGAGCATGCTGCTTATGTAGCGTCGTGAGACTTTTTTTTTCGTCgaatgtgtttgtttgttttgtggttttgttaATTTCAGCCTCAATGTTGTTGTAAAAAACATAACTAAATTGTGAAGTGCTTAGTTtcgtttttctttaaaataaaaccTTTTGTTAATACTTGACTTTGATGCACAGTTAATTTATATTAAGTCGTTGTTTCTCTAATACTAGATCGAATTGGCCAAAAGGATTTACATGTCAAAAATACTGTAGAGATAACTaccataatatattaatatctttTCAAATTCACCTAAAAcctttattaaatgaaacagaTCGAATGTGTATATATTCATGAACTGATAAAGTGTATAAAAAACAAGGTAATAATCAGTAGGTTTTATTTGATTAAgagaaacaagaaaataaatttcGATAATGTGGGCAACAGACCTCaaggcatatatatatacagtatacTTGACTTCTATTACATCAAAAAATTAGAAGACTTTATGTTTCGTATAAGATATTGAAGTGTTGGTGAGAAGTAGAATGCATGGAAGTAGGTAGAGTTCGTGGAAGTTGCTTTTACTCTCTTTTCACTTGTCCAACTCTTCCCTTCAcacaattttgttttgtttgttggtGTGACTGTCTGCTTAAACGTGTCTTTGAACTAAAATCGGGACCAAATACGAACTGCTTTCgtctttttaaaaagtaaaattgaacaaaatattagaaatataaGATTGTAATAGCTGTAAAATTAAAGTGTACTGCAAATGAACCCTGTTCTGAGTGAAGAGAGGAAATACCACATACCTAAAGCTCGTCTAATTGTTGGCATGAACATACTTTTTGACAGACAATCTTGAAATTAGTCGTCTATTTTTCAAAAACAGTAAGAATAGATAAGATGCTATTTGCTCCCTATAGACTACGTAGGCACTTTAAATCCCCAGTATTGGAACCTTTTGTTGTTTGCATTTGCTTCTTCTCTCGTGTGTTTGTTAGTGAGTGCGACTTGTTATGCGTAGATTTTATATGGATAAGCTCTTTGTATTTGTACTCTTGGTTCATGTAAATCTTAATTGCGTAGGTTTGCATAATTGCATATATAGGCACTGGTTTACTTGATTCGGTTTGTGACTATAACAATTTTGTCGTTATTCTTCATCTTGTTGGGTAACAATGATCAAGCTGCAAACTCACTGAAAACACTAGGGAGATCTTTGGATCCTTTGATTCAGTTCCGATCAACTGACTCTATCCTGTTGTACAATAGAGAgccataattaagaaaaatagaaaagacCCATGGAATTTGAAAGGCTAATAGGTGAAATTCAAACTACTTATTTAAAAGCCCAGTAGTAAGGCCCGTTAAGAAACAAAGTAAAAAAATCACAGTTGAAATGAACCTCAACTGCGATTTCAATGTGTGTAAAGTTACTTCGTAGgaaacacaaaacaaacaagaaaTCGAATAAAAACTAGATGAGTTGTTTTGCTATAACGATCCAAACAAAATAGCAGATGAATTTACCGCCACAAATTATAGTaagacaaaatattaaaattttggaatcAGAGCAATCCAAGTCGCACGTATCTATAGAATCTGATGGATCGAGATTCAAGAaatcattataaataaatatgtaaaaaccCTTTGCTCGACGTAATCTCTGGCCATTACATTTTAGTTTTTCGTTGAAGACAAAGACGAGGGAAATCAAAACGACGACCCGAGTTATAAACAATATGACATGTCATCTTACGTAAACATAACGTTAAATTAAGGAAAAATACACATCTCAACATTGTCAtttcctaaaaatatttagtaaagaTTGGGTCTCGAGGGAAGCAGATATAaacgttatttatttttatttttttatataaagcgTTATTTATAAAGTACTTACAAAGGtgacaaatgaaaaataaagagaaaggtACACGAAGATGAACATATGCAGATATCAAGTAGTATTAActaaaataagaagaatagCCTCAGTGATCTAAGATAGTATTCGGTTGTCATCTGTATGCATACGGATTAAAATCTATTTGATATTTATGTTACGATTGGCTAGTAAGAGAGTCATACATTTAGATGATGTTAATTTGAAATTATTACaagttttcaatttaaaattaattagtgATAAGTAAATTAGCAGTAACTTTTTACATATTATCCATGTTTCACTGAATTGATTTTGAGATTTATATCCTCATATCCTCGTTGAGATAACAGTTCTTTTGACCATTAATTTCAACAGTATCTTAGTCTAGAATTCGCTTCGGTCAAACCGCGATGCCAATAGAATCAAGTCGATTTAGGATCAATCGGACATTTTTTGATAGTCAGATCGATTTTGATTCAGTTGGATAGAATGTGTTCGGGCTATGGTACAATATTCATTCGattttgttatgaatttttaatgtaaaaccaATCAGTGAGTGAATTAGCAtaaccttttatatagtatttatatcttaaattttttgaCGTTAGAGCTTTATATTTTCACAAGAACAATAATTATGTTGGTGATCAGCCATATACACTACTTGagctatttattttaatagttttttgaTGTTGTGATAATTTGTGATATGTACAGtgatatatacaataatatatatataaaggcgGAATTAATGTACAAAGAGTGGAGTCAGCTGACTCCactattttaaaactttatttgtttttgtttaaaagtGTTTATTTTGACCtcattaaaaagtaattaaccgtttaaaaaaattattgtttccAGTACAAAAAGTTCAGACTCTGAATATAcaataattcttatatatatatattattactattaaGAAAGAGAATTCTAGATAAGTATTACTTTGCTAATCcgttattattttatgttatatttccTAGTTTATCTAGGTTTGTGTTTTGGAAATCAGTTTATGCCTTTGTATATAAGAACACAAGTTGAGAGTTTACAATATCATCTCAAGTTTACAATTACCTAACGTCAAAATCACCAGATTTAAAACATTTGATTGTGACTAGACTGCATGACCATGTGTTTATTGTATTTGGA
Above is a window of Brassica napus cultivar Da-Ae chromosome A10, Da-Ae, whole genome shotgun sequence DNA encoding:
- the LOC106419203 gene encoding embryo-specific protein ATS3, whose product is MRKLVADDDNEHHAIYTSPSREPLSTSLSLSLFSSIHRYRHNLLLEMTLPSLFSSCFLVLALISATHAFDLSLIQMETGTCPYTVVVMTSCLSPESTRDQISITFGDADGNQVHAERLGGSVKGTGSLGKCSTDTFQVRGQCLTSPVCSLSIKRDGPDGWVPESIEIYAQGSKSVKFDFSKSVPKNTWYGQDHCNTTGPPSSPGLPPPAFPPETPKLPPPPHPRPSAASRGGGYGETAFLAFAIASAVAFAAMVR